GTCTCAGGGCAGGTCTCTCTCCTTCTACAAATGCTATCCTGAACAACTAGGCATCTAGCCGTGCGCTGATACCTATAGATAAAACATAAAGCAAGTCAGTCTGCCCTCAGACTGGAGAGAGTGACAAGTGTCAGATTACTAGTGTAGCACTCTGAACCCAGAACACATTGCAAATGAGATGAGCAAGGCTGACTCGCtcccttcctgtttttatgaTATGCTTGCTCTGTGGTGGACAGCAGGATTCCAGTTGtattgagccaggcatggtgcctacctttaatcctagaacttgagaggcagacgagaggcaggtagatctttatgagttctaggccagcttgatCTTCAAAGtgagtctaggacagccagggctacacagacaatcctgtttttaaaaaactaaaaaataaaaatatggtattGAAACTCATTGGGGATCCTGAtctggggaagaaggaagagttccTCTGAGAATCAGGGTTTAAAGTAAAGCTAAGTGGGAAAGGAAGGGTGTTATAGAGTGTTAGTTACCATAGGGTCAGGCAGCCACCCGAGCTCCTAGACCCCCTCAGTTGGAGCAGGCCTTATTACCCATCAGGCAGGGACCTCTCCAGTCCGCAGGTGAAGACACAGGTTCAAAGTAACCAGGCCAAGGCCACATGGCTGCTTATAGGCAGAGGGGCATGTGCAGGATTCTTGATGTCACTTAAGGAGGCCCACACAAAGCCTTGACTTTTTTGACTTCTCTTGATTCCTGGTTTCAGTTTTGTTCTTAAAGCACCAATCCAAGGTCAGACATCATAGCACTGACTTGTGTCATAATGTCAGTGGTGAGGTAGGGTTAACTTGGCCTTTCTGAAGGTCAGGGAACCAGGAAGTAGGTAGTTCACCCCTGGCTGCAGTTGGAGGTAGCAGGCAGGGGAGGAGCCCATGCTGGGTTCTTTATTACATTCCAGACCTCTGGCTTCCTTGAGTCAGTGCAGGGTGGGAAGGCATGAAAGTCGGACAAAACTACAGCCCTGTTTACATTTCTGCTGGTTTCCCTCCTGTAGTCGGACCCTTTGGGGCTAAATGCAACCCCACTGCCCCAAGACTCAACCTTAGTGGAAACTCCCCCAGTAGAGAACAAGCCCAGAAAGCGACAGCTCTCAGAAGAGCAGCCAAGTGGCAATGGAGTGAAGAAGCCCAAGGTGAGTATCTGGAGCTTCCAGGACCTGGCTTAAGTGGTTACCTTGGGCATGTGGCTAGCAGGTCCCTGCAAAGGCTGTGTCAGGAGGGATTCCCAAGTGCAGCTGCTGGACATGATGCTGGGTCTGGCTGCTGAGCCTTCTGACTTGATGCCTTTTGGATTCTTTTCCTTCAGATTGAAATACCTGTGACACCCACAAGCCAGTCGGTGCCCAGTTCCCCCAGCATCCCAGGAACCCCAATACTAAAGATTTGGGGTGCATCCACTGAAGATAAACAAGCAGCTCTCCTCCGACCCACTGAGTGAGTCTTCGCTGGTTGGCTTGGATACCTCCATTGTTgatgagtggactgttcagggCTGTGGTGGGGTGGTTGTGGTGGACAGGCCTTCATCACAACTTCTGTCTGTGCCCCTAGGGTGTACTGGGACCTGGACATCCAGACCAATGCTGTCATCAAGCACAGGGGTCCTTCTGAGGTCCTGCCCCCACACCCTGAGGTTGAGCTGCTCCGCTCTCAGCTCATCTTGAAGCTGCGCCAGCACTACCGGGAACTGTGCCAGCAGCGGGAGGGTGAGAGCTCTGCAGCCTCGCCATAGATTTACCACTTGGGCTCATGTGGGAAGGGGCCTGGTGGCTCTCAGTGCGCTGTGGGGAAACAGAGCTGTTGGGCCCCGGCTCTGTGATGCTGAGTGTGCTGCTCAACCTCTTTGCAGTTTCCATACCTGAAACTGGGAAAAGGCTTAGCAAAAGCTTGGAGCCCACACCTCCTAGCTCAGGAGGCTCAGGGGATTTTGAATTCCAAAGTGCTGTGCCCATTCTGTCTTGGTGGACTTCGTTAACTACTCCAGGTCCTTAACAGCTCTTGTCCCATAGGCATTGAGCCACCCCGGGAATCTTTCAACCGCTGGATGCTAGAGCGCAAAGTGGTGGACAAAGGCTGTGATCCTCTGTTGCCAAGCAACTGTGAACCAGTTGTGTCTCCGTCCATGTTTCGTGAAATTATGAATGACATTCCCATCAGGTACAGCTCTACAGCTCGGCTGCTTGGTCCTCGTACAAGTCACCGGTAGTAGGGTTCTAACTCTTGCCTATTTTCTAAAACCAGGTTATCTCGAATCAAGTTCCGGGAGGAAGCCAAACGCCTGCTCTTTAAATATGCAGAAGCTGCCAGGCGGCTCATTGAGTCCAGGTTTGGCTTTTTCTGCCCCACACAATGAAaatggtgtgtgcgtgtgcgtgtgcgtgtgtgtgtgctcgcgcatTTGCCTAATGCTCACACAGGTGTGTCAATGCTTAAGACAGATGGGACGTAAGCTTAGAGGCTAGTGTCTGAGATGGTAGTCTTATCGGGACAAGGAACAAGACACCTAACAGCTGAGCCCCACACAAAACACAGTGTTCTCTTGCTATCAACCTGCAGGAGTGCATCCCCTGACAGCAGAAAAGTGGTCAAGTGGAATGTGGAGGACACCTTTAGCTGGCTGCGGAAGGAGCACTCAGCCTCGAAGGAGGACTACATGGTGAGAGGGCCCAGGGAGAGGTCAGTTGATAGGCACTGTTTGTGAGGTGGCTGGCTTCCACAACAGCCTGGGCTGTAGTGTGGCAGACCTGATGCACACCAGTCCCCAGAATCATAACTACAGAGATGATTAAGGCCTGCGGTTTTCTCCCAAAGAACAATTCCATTAACATTGTTTCTGTAATCTGAAGCTCAGACACATAGATGCTGTCTTCCAACCTGATGAATTACCAACACACCActtcagtgtatctttgtgaagaGATCTACCTTTCCTTGTGCATGTCCATATCACAATTAAAAGTACCTTTAGTCCCCagatccaggaaaaaaaaaagtacctttagggggctggagagatggctcagcagttaagagcactggctgctctctgtTGACTGGGGTCCaattccagcacctacatgctgCTTACAACTGTTAACTCCTATTAcaagggacctgatgccctcttctggcatgaatgaaggtaaacacatacatacacaaataaaataaatattataaaacagCTGGCCACCTTCAGATTCGATCCCTCCTCAGTGTATCCACAGCCATCATGTTCTCTGGCTATGTCTGCCACTCAACCATCTCCATCAACTCGCAGTGGGCTTTCTTCTCAGTACTGTTTTTCACAAGAGACAAGTGTCATAGATCACATCAGCAAGTGTACCTGACTCACTATCCAGAGTCACTCATCGTCACACGGCAGATCATGGGGGAATCTCTAAGTACTAAAAAGCAAAACCTTTTAAATGTGGACCAACAGGCTCCCTGTGCTTTGACGGCCCTCCCAGCAAACACCCAGTGCTGTAAGGTGGAGCTCGCCTGGGCTGCCGCTTTCTGCCGTCTTGGGTTCTGCCAATGTAGTGGCAACAAAAACTGTTTACATGACGGGCTTGGTGAGTGGAGGGGGATGACACTCCTATTCACAATGTCCTATTTGCTAGTTTGAATTACCTTGATAGGAACAAGATTCAGAGAAGCCAAGGGATCTGTCCAAGCAACATGGCTAGTAAACAGTAGAGCCACTTTCAAAACTGGGACATCTGGGATTCAATAGCCCCACAAGAGCTCCACCTGCCAGCCCCACCGAGGTGCTTTTGTCATCAGTGTCCTGATGAGGGCTTTTCTTCAGGACCGCCTGGAGCACCTGCGGAGGCAGTGTGGGCCCCATGTCTCTGCTGCAGCCAAGGACTCTGTGGAGGGCATCTGCAGCAAGATCTACCACATCTCCCTGGAATATGTTAAACGGATCCGAGAGAAGCACCTTGCCATCCTCAAGGAGAACAACATCCCAGGTAGGGTGGCATGGCGAGCAGACTCATCTACTGTCCTAGGCCCTGACGGAGCGCACAAGGCTGTGCCTCAAAGCAGTGACTGGATGGACTTGGGGTAATCTGATTTCTGAAGAGCATTGGGTAGGGCCTGCTGTGTCCCGACCCTGGGGAGTCAGTGCTCACTGAGGAAATGATGTGATGTGAACAGAGAAGCTGGAAGCTGACCTGGATTCCTGTCCCTTAACCTGTTTTCCCAGACCCAAGTGTAATAGTAACTTGCTGTGGCAACGTAAGTGTCCACGCAAACTATCACGCTAACACCTAGCCAGACGAAGGCTGCCTTTCTCATACTTGTGATTTGCCTggcagcactttttttttttccggggctggggaccgaacccagggccttgcggttgctaggcaagcactctaccactgagctaaatccccaaccccctggcagCACTTCTTAATGGCATGGTTTCCTTTGTTATGGAAACGGAGTCTCATCTCATAAGCACTGCACAGTGGGTGTGGAGGCTGTCCACTGTGGACAGTCTTTCACTGTCCTCCCTATCCACAGAGGAAGTAGAGGCCTCAGAGTTGGAGCCCCGCCTGGTATACTGCTACCCAGTGCGCCTGGCCGTGTCTGCACCCCCCATGCCTAGTGTGGAGATGCACATGGAGAACAGTGTAGTCTGCATCCGCTACAAGGGAGAGATGGTCAAGGTCAGCCGCAGCTACTTCAGCAAACTGGTAAGAACTGGGGAGGCCCTTGATGGCCTGAGTGGAGGCTTGGGATCTTCGCTGAGCAGAGTCCTCATCAGCTGGCCACTGTAAGGTCATGAAGCCACTGGGGAATCCCTCCTCCTGTCTGTCTACAGTGGCTCCTCTACCGCTACAGCTGTGTGGATGACTCTGCCTTTGAGAGGTTCCTGCCTAGAGTCTGGTGTCTTCTCCGTCGATATCAGGTACAGAGCTGGGACAACGGAGCCCCTGGAAGGGAGCAGGGAGACTGAAGCCTCACACTGACTAAGGCTAATTTGCAGATGATGTTTGGTGTGGGCCTCTATGAGGGGACTGGCCTGCAGGGGTCACTGCCAGTGCACGTCTTTGAGGCCCTCCACAGACTCTTTGGTGTCAGTTTCGAGTGCTTCGCCTCACCCCTCAACTGCTACTTCCGCCAGTACTGTTCTGCCTTCCCTGACACAGATGGCTACTTTGGCTCCCGCGGGTGAGATCCAGGAGTTCCTGGGCCCCTTCTACCCAGAAAGATGTCTCCTACGGCACAGTTCCCCCCGTACTAGCTGCTTCTTAATGCTTAGAACTTAGGCACTTTGGGAGGCAGCTCCCAGGTTACCATTTACCAGccagtgacctctgacctctgacatgCTATGTAAACACTGGGAGCCTCCAGGTTGTGGCTCCTTGGGCAGACATGTAACAGACACGCAACATGTAACTGCCTAAGCTGGCCTGTGGCTTAGGTTTGGAATAGGAATCCTGGGCTCCATGGAGTAAAACAGACCTCAGAGATAGCAGGTGAGGAGGGTGGATGTCCAGGAGGAAGAAAGCTTGGAGGAAGGAGAGGCTCAGGCTCGGCGGCTGGGAAAGCCCTGGGTGTGGCTTCTGCTGGGGTGGCTTGAGACTATTTCCTCAACTTAGTAGACACAGGCACGCACACCCAGCACACCCAGAGCTTAGCCTCCGTTCCAAGTTTAGTTATCTGAGGGCAAGGTCATTTCCTTGTCCCAGCACAATTAAAAGAGAATGTTGGCCTCTGGTCCAACTGTCACCATTTCTTTGTGAGATCGCCCACACTGTGGCTGCTTAGGGATGGGGACatcatttatgtctgtgtgaaggaCTAGGTTTTGGTGGGGCTACAGTGCTCACCTTTCTTTAGGCCCTGCCTGGACTTCACCCCGCTGAGTGGTTCCTTTGAGGCCAACCCTCCGTTCTGCGAGGAGCTCATGGATGCTATGGTCTCTCACTTCGAGGTGGGTGTGCTGCCAGCTGATGGGGCAGGCAACATTGCAAGCCTCCTGGGGGCAGTAACTCATGTCCACCCCATACTGTCCCTCCCACAGAAACTGCTGGAGAGCTCACCAGAACCCCTGTCCTTCATTGTGTTCATCCCGGAGTGGCGGGAGCCCCCAACACCAGCGCTCACCCGAATGGAGCAGAGCCGCTTCAAACGCCACCAGCTGGTCTTGTCTGCCTTTGAGCACGAGTACCGCAGTGGCTCCCAGCACATCTGCAAGAAGTAGGTGCCCGGGGCAATGGGGAGGAAGCCAGGTCTGATGGCAGGCTGGGTGAGCAGGCCCTGGTCCGTGCCCTGCCCTGAACAGCTGCCTTTGCCCACAGGGAGGAAATGCACTACAAGGCCGTCCACAACACGGCAGTGCTCTTCTTGCAGAATGACCCCGGGTTCGCCAAGTGGGGGCCGACGCCAGAGCGGCTGCAGGAGCTCACCGCTGCTTATAAGCAGTCGGGCCgcagccatggctccagctcttcctcctcctcctcctcctcagaggcCAAGGACCGGGACTCCGGCCGGGAGCAGGGCCCTAGTCGAGAGCCTCACCCCACCTAACATATCCTGCGGGGAAGGAGGAACTCCAGGGGTGCTGTTACAGACTGCTGGGACTCAGTCCTCAGGGCTGGAGGGCCCTGGGGTGGCAGCAGGACTTGAGCTGCCAGGGACATAGGAATATTATGGCTCTGCCAGGGCTCCCCCTTCCTGCTCCCACCCTTTCAGATTCACCAAGTCCCTTGTAAATAGGCCCGTGCCTCCCCAGCCCCATACTGACCCTGTTGCTGCCTTGTTTCATTTgtaaaaggaaatacagaaactcCCCAAGAGTGTGTGAGGGTCTTGGGGTGGTTGCCTCGGTGACCATTCCCTAGGTGCCCTTTATTAAGGTCCCAGGCCTTCACACCCATCCACAGGTCCTTGTGGTACTGAACCCCTAGAGGCATCTACCTGAGCTCAGGAGGTTGGAAGAGACATCCAATTCCTGCCTAAACCAGACTTACGGGCTGCTAAATGTTTTCCATGAGGTTAGGAGAAGCGTTGCTTTAGAAGGGCTTCAGGGTATGTAGTACCTGCCCTCTGAGACCCTGGGGACAGGGAGCCATGGAGGAAGCAGCGTTCTTACTAGCTCAGCTCTCTCCTGAGATGGGGCTGGTTTGGCCATACTGCAACCACTGTGCAGAGAAGGCAGGGTCAGCTGGCTGGAGCCAGGTAGCCTTCCCTTGTTAGGACTTCTGCCGGGTTTCCTGCCCCTTACCTGGTTCAGGTTATTAAGCACATATACAAAGAGAGCTGCAAGAGCTGGACTCTGGTCCCTTTATTGAGACAGGAGCCAGTGGGtccatcaaaacaaaaataaatttctctCCCAAAGCCTGCCAGCAGGCTGACACACCCAGCATGTCCTGGCTGGAGCCCTTGGCTGCCCCCCAAGAGCACAGGTCTGGCTCCTTTGGAGTCAAGGGACACTAACTGTCCAGTATCTGGAGGCCCTAAGTAGGACAGGAAAGTCCCTAGTctccaggagagctggccccgaTATCCACGATCAGCGTTGGGCCTTTGAGGCTCAGTCATCCGAGAGGGTGATGACGTCGTACTCGATGCCCTGATGCTGCAGCTGTTGAATGTGTTCCGGCACTGCCTCCTCAGTGCCAAACAGGCCCTGGGCTTGGGCCATGGCAGCATCAGCCACTGCTGCCGGGGAGGGAAAAAGCACAGTAAGCCTGAGGCTCCAAGAGCCAGGCCTCACCTCAGTCTCCTGGCTTTCAGTGTCCAGTCCATACCTGTAACAGCAGAATGTGCTGCAGCTTCAAGCTGAGCCTGGGTGACAAGCTGCTGGCTGGGGGATACAGGTACATACTGGATCTAGAGAAAGAACCCAGTAAGAACAGTCCCCAAGGAGCTTCCCTACCCCAGCTCTGCCTGGTCTTCCAGGCACCCTACCTGGGACTCCTGTAGGAATGGGGTGCCCTGCTCATACTGGATGTGTGTGATCTGGCCCTCCTGGACCTAGAGATAGAGAGAAGCTGGCCAGTAATCCTTCCTATAAGGCTGCAGCCTTCCTCTAAACCCCACCCTGCCCCAGGCCTGGCCTACCTGGATGTGATGGCCATCAGGGACCACAACGTACTCCTGAGGCAGCAAGTGCTGGACACCATCCTGAGAGATGATATACTGAACCTAAGGGGGTTCGGGGCAGATGCCAGGGTTCCACTCAGTGGGAGCTGAGCAAGAGGGCAGAGTAGAAGACACAGCTATGGGCAAGGGCCCAGGAGACAAGTTACCTGGTTGTCTGAGGTCACCAGATGCTGTACCGTCTGGCCATCTGCCGTGATTTCCTGGATGTAGGTAGCTTCCTCCTGACAAGGCCAAGCCAGAGTAGCTTCGGTTTTTTACTGAACTCATATGCTGATATTAAGTggttttggtgtgtttgtgtgccacCAACCTGGCATGGAGGCCAAGAGTCCAGAACAGGGTGCCAAGCACATTGTTCTCCGCCCTTCTTGGAGCATGACACGCAGACACCTGGCTTATTATGTGGCTGTGCAAACGCTTCTACCCCTCTGAGCTACCACTGTAGGCCTTCTAgcctctgcctgcctgtcctACCCTTTCTGCAGGTCTTACCTGATTGGCCACTGTCTGTTCCTGGGCCACAATGATATGCTCCTGGCTCAGTGCCTGCTGTAGCCTCTCTGTCCCCAGAGTCCCGTGATTCGACTGGAAGGCAGCTAGGCAGAGAGAAGGGGACTCAGGGTTTAGGGAAAACTTGACTGACCCATCCCTGTGGTTCCCTTGTGCTGTGGTTCTAGTCTTTGGACCCAAATGGTCCACTCTGTGGCCCAGGGGTGGCTCACTGTGCAGTGTGGCCAGTGTCTCCTCTTCACTATTGAGGATGATGGTCTGGGCTGGGGCTCGGGCTGTAGAAGTCCCAGTCTTTCTACCATCGATGCTATGTAGCCGCTGGATGTGGAATTTGAGGTGCCCGTTCCTGTTGaaactgagaagagagaggagagtcagcaggaagtagctcCACCAGGTGTGCGCATGCAAGTCCCGTTCTTAGCCATTCCCGTCTCACCGCTGCCCACAGACGTGGCATGAGAAAGGCTTCTCATTGGTGTGTGTCAGCATGTGCCGCCTGAGGTCCTTCTTGTTCTTGGAGGCGAAGCTACACTGATTGCACTGGTGGGGCCTCAGACTGGAGTGCTGTGCCATGTGAGCCTAGACAGGGTAGAGGCCAGGCGCCAGTGGGTCAGCATGAAAGGCAGTAAGTCTCCATGAGAACTAAACCATGTGTCAGTGAGGATCAAAAACGCGGACTTGATAGGGATTGGTCTACCAGACAGAAAGCTTGAAGCCACAGGCTGCACTGTCAATTCTATGTCAGTTTGTGGCTGTTTTGTAACTTAGAGGAACTGGGGAGGGgcctcctgcaccacgcctgggCTCAGCCCTGCTTCACTGGGTCTTAGCTTCCCTACTGGAGGCCTGGTCTCTAGGCCCTGGCTTACAGCTCAGAAGACGACAGCGCTCAGAAGACGTAGAACGGAAGCTGGGAACCCTCTGGCAAGTGGAAGCAGCTCCAGAAACACATCAGAAGCTGCCCTGAtgtcttctccccctccccctctccctcgcTCATGTTGTCATCCTCTGTGCCTGGCTCCACTGTCACCTGGTGTCTCCCTGGCTCCCCCTCCCATCCTTGCTGTCCCTGCTCTACATTCCCTGCCCTTCACAATGGGAACAGTATGGCATTAGTCACTTTATATCTGGTTAGTTTCCTGACCAGGCAGCTCCTCGAGCTGGAATCCTGCAGAGTCATCTCTGACCCTAAAGGGGACCAGAGGACCAGGCTTGAGGAGATACTCAATAAAGAGCTGTTATATAAATGAGTGGCCACAGGAATGAAggcagaggcatggcagagaGCACCTACCCGGACCTCGGGCCATTGGCGAGCACTGAAGGGGCAGTCAGGGCACTTGAAGGCAGCAGGCCCAGCATGGGCCCGCTTGTGACTCTCCATCTCTGCACGGCTAGGGAAGGCCTCTGAGCACACCTTGCAGGAGAACTTCTTTGTTGATGAAGCTGCTGCAGACGGTGGGGAGTGGGGTACTAGCAGGCCTAGGGCATGGCTGgttgcagggggtggggtggaagagCCCTGGGAGCCTCCCGTATGGTGGGTCTTCGTTGGAGACAGAACCTCAGGACCATCTCTAGGTGGCCCTCCACACTGCAGCAGGGGCCACTTGGTTCCAGGGGCCAGAGTATCTGGGCTTGGGAAGGAGATGGAGCCATCTGCAGTCAGCTGTAGAAAAGACAGCATGAGATGCTGTAGAGGGGGAGAGGCGGGACACTGGGTAGGGTGTCCACTCTCAAGGCTCACCTCAATGTGGTGCAACTGGGTCCCATCAGCTGCCATGATATAGTGGGTGCCAGCTTCCTTGAGAGTGTCGTTCACAACCACAGCCTGGGCTGCCTCTCCTGGAGGTTCTTCcctgagggcacagagaatggAGGCATGAGGTAGGGCTCCAGAAAAGGACCAAACGCTCTAAGAATCCCTCTTCAAGCAACAATCAAACTCAAGGAATCTGAGTGAATGTAGGGCTCCAACCTGGACCCCAGCTGTCTCTTCATAAATGACTCCCAAGAAGAGCTCAGTGGTTCACCCTAGTTAAAGGGTGACCCTCATCCCCTCAGTAGGAAGAAGATAGCTCCAGGAGTTCAGTCAGGTCTGGCCAAagggacaggggtggggtggggtgccaAGCCAACAACAGTAGCTAGTGTGGCTACTAGCACAGGTCAGAGTTCCTCAGATGGCTGAAGAGTTCAGTGAGTGGAGAAACGTCACAGATTTGCAGCAGAGGGAAGCCAAGCACAGGTTTATGCAGCAGGTCAACAAAAGAGCCCATACTTGTTCAAATGCTCAGGATGGTAaaagttggggggtggggaggtggcaaGATGGTACAGCacctaagaacactgactgctcttgcagaggaccaggattgGTTCCTAGtacctacatgatggctcacaaccctggtaactccaggcccaggggatccaatgtcttctggtctctgaaggctcccgcatgcacatggtgcacatagatgcacacagtacacagatgCACATAGGCACATTTAAGGAATGGGGAGCCCCTATTAAAGACTGAAAGGGGTAGAGTTACCTGTAAGGTGGGCCGGAAGCTGATGCCCTCCCCTCCACGGGGGGTGCTGTGATGACACTGTAGCTGGCCCCACTGAATGGCCCAGGTGGCAAGGCAATCTGCTGTAGGTCAGACGGGCCTAGCTGGCTCTCAGCTGCCACACTGCTCCCTGACTCTGCCACATGAAGTGTCACCACCCGTGGAGTGGTGTCTTCAGAGGAAGGCTGCCTAGCAGTAGATGTCAACTCTGCCTCCACGTCCTCTGACTTCACCACAGCCACCTGTAATACCAACAGGCACTTCCGGAACAGAGCCGCTGTCCAAGGCCCTTCTTGGGCCTCTGCTGTCACCTCTCATTACCCAGCCCAAGTCCTTCCTAAAACACACTTTTGGCAGCTGGGCTTTTCTCCTAGCACTCAAAGGCAGAAACAGGCGGATCTGAGAGTCaaaccagcatggtctacagagtaaattccaggacacacacacacacacacacacacacacacacacacacacacacacacacacacacagtggtactGCAAAGCACACTTGGCAACTGCAGACAGATGGGCAAGAATGGACTTGGGAGGGAGCATCTAGCAATATCTGCCAACCTTCTAGGTATGGAGAATGATGCTGTCAAGTGGTGGTGGAGACCAGCGAGGCTACTAAACACCCTACAAAGTGCAGAGTGACCTCCACAACAAGGACATCAGCACTGTAACCATGACACCTTGGGGTAGAGGGTCAAATGGCAAACCACGTGAAAACccatagccaggtgtggtgacacacacattTCTAACTCCAGTACACAGGCAGAAGCACTAGGATCAGAGTTTAAAGCCATTTGAGGTATTTAAGGCTACATGAAACATGGTCTCACAAAAACCCAATGTACATAGGAGAGTTTTGTAACCATGACCAACTAAAAGAAACCATGTATTAAAGGAGACAGAATATGGAGGGGACATTATCAAGAATTACATGAGAGATAGGCATCTTCATATTCAAAGAGTATGCTTTTGCAAAAAGTAACAAAGGACTAGCAACTTAGAGAAAAGAGCAGCAAACAGGCGATTCAGACTGAACTTGTGGACAGACATCTATCCCTGTACCGTATTTAACAAAGTTAAAAAGTAGGATCATAAACTATACCTCCATCCTTGAGAGGCACATTACGAAGAATGACATGTGCACACAGTGGCCAAGCTGTGCGTGACATCCTGCACAACCTCACTGAGGGGCTGAGTAGGGAGCCTATCTTCTAGGGACATCGAGGTGTTGGCTTACACCTGAACAGAATTATGTTTTGAAGGAGGGCTAGGTTGTCGGTATGGAGGAGTATTGGTGAACTGGGGGGAGGTGTGTGGGGTATGAGATGGTGTTAGGGCTGCTTAAGAGCCAAGAGAGCTCTAGCCTTGCCTCTGGGGAGACAAGGGCTTGGGAATATGCTGTACAGAAGGGAGCTGTTTCACCCTCAGGAGCTTCACAGGAATGGTAGACTGAGACAGCAAGCCAAGGAGAGCATGGCCTACACACAGCAGTCGTGCGGTGGTCTGGATGAGAACGGCCCCacaggcttatatatttgaatgcttagtcaccaccAAGTGGAACTCTTAGAAAGGATTAGTAGTGTgctcttgttgaaggaagtgtgtcactggggaaggGTTCTAAGtctcaaaagcccatgccagaccCAGTCTCTTCTGAGTCTCTAAGGCTGCAGGATCAGGATCTAGCTTTCAGCTACTCCTCAGCACATAGAATTagtctctgaaattgtaagcaagttctcaaatgctttcttttataagagttgccttggttatggtgtctcttcacagcaacagaatacaaatgGTTGCCTAATACAAATGGTTACTAGTAGCCAGGGAGTGCACTGGGAAAGACTGCCCACCTTGGCCCTACAGAGTCCACTTTCTTCAAGCTTAGGTGACCTGTCCCTGACAGGGTAGGTTGGAGTCACTACTTTCCTTTGCTTCGTGTCCCACAAAGGAGCTGATGTTTGGTAACTGGGCATTGGGAAGTCCTGGGTGCTTACCTGCAAGGCTGTGGCCCCCAGCTCTCGTTGGGCGCTCATGTTCAACAGTAGATCCAAGGCTGTCTGAGTGGCCATTGCAGTGGACTCCTCAGCGCCTGGGTTGGGAGAACAGGCTGTACACCTGGCACCCAATGCCACCCCTGTCATGTTCATACCTTAACCCTGCCTTATTCAAGGCTCACCTTGCTGGTAGATGATTGTGGCACCACCTAGGGCATCAGGACAGAGTAGTGGGGGAGTCTCAGGTGGCTGGAAAGGTGCTGGTTCTTGGGGGGCCTGAGGAGGGGAATGGGTAGAGCCTGAGGGGGTATCCAGAAGTGCATTTCCCAAGTACATCTGATGCCACCATTCCCTCCCAGTCCCTTTTTTATCTCACCTACTATTTTGAA
This Rattus norvegicus strain BN/NHsdMcwi chromosome 3, GRCr8, whole genome shotgun sequence DNA region includes the following protein-coding sequences:
- the Zfp335 gene encoding zinc finger protein 335 isoform X3, translating into MQLHQCLPQGCYSACGRAQPGPKRPDPTPKLSSFPCPVCGRVYPMQKRLTQHMKTHSTEKPHMCDKCGKSFKKRYTFKMHLLTHIQAVANRRFKCEFCEFVCEDKKALLNHQLSHVSDKPFKCSFCPYRTFREDFLLSHVAVKHTGAKPFACEYCHFSTRHKKNLRLHVRCRHANSFEEWGRRHPEEPPSRRRPFFSLQQIEELKQQHSAAPGPPLSSAGPEAPQEPAPFQPPETPPLLCPDALGGATIIYQQGAEESTAMATQTALDLLLNMSAQRELGATALQVAVVKSEDVEAELTSTARQPSSEDTTPRVVTLHVAESGSSVAAESQLGPSDLQQIALPPGPFSGASYSVITAPPVEGRASASGPPYREEPPGEAAQAVVVNDTLKEAGTHYIMAADGTQLHHIELTADGSISFPSPDTLAPGTKWPLLQCGGPPRDGPEVLSPTKTHHTGGSQGSSTPPPATSHALGLLVPHSPPSAAASSTKKFSCKVCSEAFPSRAEMESHKRAHAGPAAFKCPDCPFSARQWPEVRAHMAQHSSLRPHQCNQCSFASKNKKDLRRHMLTHTNEKPFSCHVCGQRFNRNGHLKFHIQRLHSIDGRKTGTSTARAPAQTIILNSEEETLATLHTAFQSNHGTLGTERLQQALSQEHIIVAQEQTVANQEEATYIQEITADGQTVQHLVTSDNQVQYIISQDGVQHLLPQEYVVVPDGHHIQVQEGQITHIQYEQGTPFLQESQIQYVPVSPSQQLVTQAQLEAAAHSAVTAVADAAMAQAQGLFGTEEAVPEHIQQLQHQGIEYDVITLSDD